The following proteins come from a genomic window of Gottfriedia acidiceleris:
- the ptsG gene encoding glucose-specific PTS transporter subunit IIBC codes for MFKKIFGVLQKVGKALMLPVAILPAAGLLLAFGNAFQNPQTLKYLPFLDAHWFQLVAKVMEQSGDIIFSNLSLLFAVGVAVGLAGGEGVAGLAAIVGFLIMNKTMSVFKDVGQYVVLDKTLNIAKFDDPSFAYVLGIPTLQTGVFGGIIVGILAAWAYNKYYEIDLPSYLGFFAGKRFVPIATAAFSVLLGILMCFIWPPIQHGLNAFSHNMIDANLTLSAFVFGVIERSLIPFGLHHIFYAPFWFEFGSYTDKTGMVVHGDQKIFFAQLKDGVKLTAGTFMVGKFPFMMFGLPAAALAMYHEAKPENKKIAGGILASAALTSFLTGITEPIEFSFLFVAPVLFGIHAIFAGLSFMIMQLLNVKIGMTFSGGLIDFLLFGVLPNRTGWWWVIIVGLVLAVIYYFGFRFAIRKWNLKTPGREDAIAEDTTSNTPANELPYEILQALGGKSNISSLDACITRLRVQVNSKDEVNKDRLKSLGAAGVLEVGNNIQAIFGPKSDTLKSQIKDIMTGKTPVVSQEAHKETASAVDTTIEEAIINPIEGEIIPITEVPDQVFSGKMMGDGFAIIPSEGTVVSPVDGEIVNVFPTKHAIGILSNGGKEILIHIGIDTVKLNGEGFEVLVSQGEKVTKGQQLVKIDLHFIRENAPSTITPVVFTNLAEGQQVVIEKPGKQSKGEVGIIKIK; via the coding sequence ATGTTTAAGAAAATCTTTGGAGTTTTACAAAAAGTTGGTAAAGCGCTTATGCTCCCAGTTGCAATTTTACCAGCGGCTGGATTGTTACTTGCATTCGGTAATGCATTTCAAAATCCACAAACATTAAAGTACTTACCGTTTCTTGACGCGCACTGGTTCCAACTAGTAGCAAAAGTTATGGAACAATCAGGTGACATCATTTTTAGTAATCTGTCATTATTATTTGCAGTAGGTGTCGCTGTTGGTTTAGCAGGAGGAGAAGGTGTTGCAGGTTTAGCAGCTATCGTTGGATTCCTAATTATGAATAAAACAATGAGTGTGTTCAAAGATGTTGGACAATATGTAGTTTTAGATAAAACATTAAATATTGCCAAATTTGATGACCCTTCATTTGCGTATGTATTAGGAATACCTACATTACAGACAGGTGTTTTTGGTGGTATTATCGTCGGTATTTTAGCAGCATGGGCTTACAATAAATATTATGAAATTGATTTGCCATCATACTTAGGTTTCTTTGCAGGTAAGCGATTTGTACCAATTGCTACAGCAGCGTTTTCAGTATTACTTGGTATTTTAATGTGCTTTATTTGGCCGCCAATTCAACACGGTTTAAACGCATTTTCACATAATATGATTGATGCGAACTTAACATTATCAGCATTCGTCTTTGGTGTGATTGAGCGTTCATTAATTCCATTTGGTTTACATCATATTTTCTATGCACCTTTCTGGTTTGAGTTTGGTTCATATACTGATAAAACAGGTATGGTTGTACACGGGGATCAAAAAATCTTCTTTGCCCAATTAAAAGACGGAGTAAAATTAACTGCTGGTACATTCATGGTAGGTAAATTCCCATTCATGATGTTTGGTTTACCAGCTGCTGCATTAGCTATGTATCATGAAGCAAAACCAGAAAATAAAAAAATCGCTGGTGGTATTTTAGCTTCAGCAGCATTAACTTCATTCTTGACAGGTATTACAGAGCCAATTGAATTCTCATTCTTATTTGTTGCTCCAGTACTATTTGGAATTCATGCAATCTTTGCTGGTTTATCATTTATGATCATGCAATTATTAAACGTTAAAATTGGTATGACTTTCTCAGGAGGTCTAATTGACTTCTTATTATTTGGTGTTCTACCGAATAGAACTGGCTGGTGGTGGGTAATCATCGTCGGTTTAGTATTAGCAGTGATTTACTACTTCGGTTTCCGATTTGCAATTAGAAAATGGAATTTAAAAACTCCAGGACGTGAAGATGCAATCGCTGAAGATACTACAAGTAACACGCCAGCTAATGAATTACCATATGAAATTTTACAAGCATTAGGTGGGAAAAGTAATATTTCTTCATTAGATGCATGTATCACACGATTACGAGTACAAGTAAATTCAAAAGATGAAGTAAATAAAGATCGTTTAAAATCATTAGGTGCTGCGGGTGTTCTTGAAGTCGGAAATAATATTCAAGCAATTTTTGGACCTAAATCAGATACATTAAAATCACAAATTAAAGACATTATGACTGGAAAAACACCAGTTGTTAGTCAAGAAGCACATAAAGAAACAGCTTCAGCAGTAGATACTACTATTGAAGAAGCGATTATTAATCCAATTGAAGGGGAAATAATCCCAATTACAGAAGTACCAGATCAAGTGTTTTCTGGAAAAATGATGGGTGATGGATTTGCGATTATTCCTTCAGAAGGTACAGTTGTATCTCCAGTAGATGGCGAAATCGTAAATGTATTCCCAACAAAACATGCGATTGGTATTTTATCAAATGGTGGAAAAGAAATTTTAATCCATATTGGTATTGATACTGTAAAACTAAATGGTGAAGGCTTTGAAGTACTTGTATCTCAAGGTGAGAAAGTAACAAAAGGTCAACAATTAGTGAAAATTGATTTACACTTTATTCGTGAAAATGCACCTTCTACAATTACACCTGTTGTATTTACAAACTTAGCTGAAGGACAGCAAGTTGTCATTGAAAAACCAGGTAAGCAATCAAAAGGTGAAGTAGGCATCATTAAGATTAAATAA
- the nagB gene encoding glucosamine-6-phosphate deaminase, whose product MNVIVVKNAEEISKVAYEKMIKAFEGKAEFTLGLATGGSPLGIYELFRIHKPDVSNVITVNLDEYVGLAEDDQTSYHTYMADQLFNHLNFKENHLPNGNTKNLEEACKNYEELLQKHPVDLQLLGIGENGHIAFNEPGTPFDTPTHIVELTESTRNANKIYFENEEDVPTHAVTMGIGSIMRAKEIILVASGIKKAEAVKEMLNGKLDINCPATALQNHNNVTIVVDEEAYSLCNK is encoded by the coding sequence ATGAACGTAATCGTAGTAAAAAATGCAGAAGAAATTTCAAAAGTAGCATATGAAAAAATGATAAAGGCATTTGAAGGGAAGGCGGAATTCACATTAGGATTAGCTACAGGTGGATCTCCATTAGGTATTTATGAACTTTTCCGTATTCATAAACCAGATGTGTCAAATGTCATTACTGTAAATCTTGATGAATACGTAGGACTTGCTGAAGATGACCAAACAAGCTACCACACTTATATGGCAGACCAACTTTTTAACCACTTAAATTTTAAAGAAAATCATTTACCAAATGGAAATACTAAAAATTTAGAAGAAGCTTGTAAAAATTATGAAGAATTACTACAAAAGCATCCTGTAGATTTACAACTTTTAGGAATTGGTGAGAATGGCCATATTGCATTTAATGAACCTGGGACACCATTTGATACACCTACACATATTGTAGAACTTACAGAATCAACACGTAACGCAAATAAAATTTATTTTGAGAACGAAGAAGATGTCCCAACACATGCAGTAACTATGGGAATTGGTTCAATTATGAGGGCGAAAGAAATCATTTTAGTAGCTTCAGGCATCAAAAAGGCTGAAGCAGTTAAGGAAATGTTAAATGGAAAATTAGATATTAACTGTCCTGCTACTGCACTCCAAAACCACAACAACGTAACGATTGTTGTTGATGAAGAAGCATACTCACTTTGTAATAAATAA
- the deoD gene encoding purine-nucleoside phosphorylase yields MSIHIGAEQGAIADKILLPGDPLRAKYIAETFLEDVVCYNDVRGMLGFTGTYKGQRISVQGTGMGVPSIGIYVNELINSYGVKTLIRVGTCGGLQKDVKIRDVIIAMTTCTDSNMNRQTFPGFDYSPCASFDLLKKAYDGAVNKGLNVKVGNILTSDLFYRDSMDMYEKLANYGVLAVEMETTALYTIAAKHNVDALTVLTVSDHIFTGEETSAQERQTTFNDMIVIALDAAIA; encoded by the coding sequence ATGAGTATACATATTGGTGCTGAACAAGGCGCAATTGCTGATAAAATTTTATTACCTGGTGACCCATTAAGAGCTAAATATATCGCAGAAACATTTTTAGAGGATGTTGTTTGTTATAATGATGTACGTGGAATGCTTGGTTTTACTGGTACATATAAAGGCCAAAGAATTTCCGTTCAAGGTACTGGAATGGGAGTACCTTCAATTGGTATTTATGTAAATGAACTGATTAATAGTTATGGTGTAAAAACTTTGATTCGCGTTGGTACATGTGGTGGACTTCAAAAGGATGTAAAAATTCGTGATGTCATTATTGCGATGACGACTTGTACAGATTCAAATATGAATCGTCAAACATTCCCTGGTTTCGATTATTCTCCATGTGCTAGCTTTGATTTATTAAAGAAAGCGTATGATGGTGCAGTGAATAAAGGGTTAAATGTTAAAGTAGGAAATATATTAACTTCAGATCTTTTCTACCGAGATAGTATGGACATGTATGAAAAATTAGCTAATTACGGAGTTCTTGCTGTTGAAATGGAAACTACTGCATTATACACAATCGCAGCAAAACATAATGTAGACGCACTTACTGTTTTAACTGTAAGTGATCATATCTTCACTGGTGAAGAAACATCTGCACAAGAAAGACAAACTACTTTTAATGACATGATTGTCATCGCTTTAGATGCAGCAATCGCTTAA
- a CDS encoding ComEC/Rec2 family competence protein has protein sequence MNKNRNRYSLIFSIFIFFTTFFSNNINSEARITNYGYITHPLLIYFFDVGQGDSMVMILPNGKTVLIDGGDVEHGGVVIKKLKRLHINAIDLLVSTHPDIDHIGGLLKVMNSVKITKILDSGKKYNSHSYYLYKKEAYQKNIPISIAKLNEKLMLDPNVEITVLNSGKKSYTNNNSSIVLKVKYSDISILLTGDIERKTEKRLIKNENINAQVLKIPHHGSSTSTSEAFLFAVNPTVAILSYDKFNLFGHPHRSVMKRLNHLGIKQYTTDQFGDIELSTNGHNLYIEKQEVLVDP, from the coding sequence ATGAACAAAAATCGAAATCGATACTCTCTCATATTTTCTATCTTTATTTTTTTTACTACTTTTTTTAGTAATAACATAAATAGTGAAGCAAGAATTACAAATTACGGCTATATTACTCACCCATTATTAATTTATTTTTTTGATGTAGGTCAAGGAGATAGCATGGTTATGATTTTACCAAATGGTAAGACTGTGCTGATCGATGGAGGAGATGTTGAACATGGAGGAGTCGTTATAAAAAAACTTAAGCGACTACATATAAATGCGATTGATCTATTAGTCAGTACGCATCCAGATATCGATCATATTGGTGGGTTATTAAAAGTAATGAATAGTGTTAAGATTACAAAAATCCTGGATAGTGGGAAAAAATATAATTCACATTCTTATTACTTATATAAGAAAGAAGCGTATCAGAAGAATATCCCAATTAGTATTGCAAAGTTAAATGAAAAACTAATGCTTGACCCTAATGTAGAAATTACTGTTTTAAATAGCGGGAAAAAATCGTATACAAATAATAACAGTTCAATTGTATTGAAGGTTAAATATAGTGACATTTCAATTTTATTAACTGGAGATATTGAAAGAAAAACTGAAAAAAGATTAATTAAAAATGAGAATATAAATGCTCAAGTACTAAAAATTCCGCATCATGGATCATCAACATCAACTTCAGAAGCGTTTTTATTTGCTGTAAATCCTACAGTCGCAATCCTTTCATATGATAAATTTAACTTATTTGGTCATCCACATCGGTCAGTTATGAAACGGTTAAATCACCTAGGAATTAAGCAATATACAACGGACCAATTCGGAGACATCGAATTATCAACAAATGGTCATAATTTATATATCGAAAAACAAGAAGTATTGGTAGATCCTTGA
- the glcT gene encoding glucose PTS transporter transcription antiterminator GlcT — protein MSVCYTIKKVLNNNVLIAKNPDHTEVVLLGKGIGFNKTRGDLISEGVVEKMFILKDEQKQKQYKSLINFMDEKLMGTLQQAIYLISERTGCTLNEQIHIGLTDHLIFAIKRIREGYNVDNPFLQETKAMYPEYFKIAQEVIDLINKEIDINLPIEEVGFVTLHIVSNLSMEVVSDVNKFSQIIKDLVIYIEEYLQIEIDKESIHYSRLVRHLRFLIDRIFHGNSSEESPALGIILKKEYPVCYDLAWKILKSIQASLNKKASEAEVIYLTLHLERLVQSKIK, from the coding sequence ATGTCAGTCTGTTATACAATCAAAAAAGTTCTTAATAATAATGTTTTAATAGCGAAAAATCCCGATCATACCGAAGTAGTTTTGCTAGGTAAAGGCATCGGTTTTAATAAAACTAGAGGAGATTTAATTTCCGAAGGTGTAGTAGAAAAAATGTTTATCTTAAAAGATGAACAAAAACAAAAACAATATAAATCATTAATCAACTTTATGGATGAAAAATTAATGGGTACCCTGCAGCAGGCGATTTATTTAATTTCTGAAAGAACAGGATGTACTTTAAATGAGCAAATTCATATTGGGTTAACTGACCACTTAATATTTGCGATCAAACGTATTAGAGAAGGCTATAATGTTGATAATCCTTTCTTGCAAGAAACGAAAGCAATGTATCCGGAATATTTTAAAATTGCACAAGAAGTTATTGATTTGATAAATAAAGAAATTGATATCAATTTACCTATCGAAGAAGTGGGGTTTGTAACTCTCCATATCGTTAGTAATTTATCGATGGAAGTTGTATCGGATGTAAATAAGTTCTCTCAGATCATTAAAGATTTAGTAATTTATATAGAAGAATATTTACAAATTGAAATTGATAAAGAAAGTATTCATTATTCAAGATTAGTTCGGCATTTGCGATTTTTAATTGACCGTATATTTCATGGTAATTCATCTGAAGAGTCACCAGCTTTGGGCATTATCTTAAAAAAAGAATACCCAGTATGCTATGATTTAGCATGGAAAATTTTAAAGTCAATCCAAGCTTCATTAAATAAAAAAGCAAGTGAAGCCGAAGTAATATACTTAACCTTACACTTAGAACGACTTGTTCAGAGTAAAATAAAATAA
- a CDS encoding Cof-type HAD-IIB family hydrolase codes for MIKLFVSDLDGTMFHQGQLFEHDVEALKTLLDRGVLLCFASGRLDYEIVKIMESLEGNFHRISMNGTYIYSNDGEALLDATFHPSVIDKVYEMISHDKFLIYVADHSTYYIEEKTDLVREIEKNSSMNAVELKTLKTDLGKSITPKKYVVLGEDEDLLELQKELQKELPEFVTSFISAKNCLDIVPVNVSKGSAIQILIDKLGIKPDEIACIGDAYNDISMFELTPNSFAMENADDEVKKYASYIVPSVAEAVNIVLQIK; via the coding sequence ATGATTAAGTTATTTGTTAGTGACCTGGATGGGACGATGTTTCACCAAGGTCAACTATTTGAACATGATGTAGAAGCATTAAAAACCCTTTTAGATCGTGGTGTTTTATTATGTTTTGCATCCGGGCGTTTAGATTATGAAATTGTTAAAATTATGGAAAGCTTAGAAGGCAATTTTCACCGTATTAGTATGAATGGAACTTATATTTATTCAAATGATGGAGAAGCTTTGTTAGATGCAACATTCCACCCAAGTGTAATCGATAAAGTTTACGAAATGATTTCACACGATAAATTTTTAATCTATGTGGCTGATCATTCAACATACTATATCGAAGAGAAAACCGATTTAGTAAGAGAAATTGAAAAGAACTCTAGCATGAATGCAGTTGAATTAAAAACACTAAAAACCGATTTAGGTAAATCGATTACCCCAAAAAAATATGTAGTTTTAGGTGAAGATGAGGACTTACTTGAGCTACAAAAAGAATTACAAAAAGAATTACCTGAATTTGTAACTTCTTTTATTTCTGCTAAAAATTGTTTAGATATCGTTCCAGTTAATGTGAGTAAAGGTTCAGCAATTCAAATATTAATCGATAAATTAGGAATTAAACCTGATGAAATTGCTTGTATCGGTGATGCATACAATGACATCTCAATGTTTGAGCTAACTCCTAATAGCTTTGCAATGGAAAATGCTGACGATGAAGTTAAGAAATATGCTTCGTATATCGTTCCTTCTGTAGCCGAAGCAGTTAATATTGTTTTACAAATTAAGTAA
- the nagA gene encoding N-acetylglucosamine-6-phosphate deacetylase: protein MKSIINVKIYTGTEVIENGYIRYDEKISSVGHMNGYENEGEEIIDGKGTVIIPGMIDVHIHGAYDVDAMDADPNSMVKMSKEMMKEGVTTFFPTTMTQSKENIKNALKSLNEAKKLGAHFEYIHLEGPFVNKNKAGAQPLEYIINPDVELFKEWQEASGGLIKLVTYAPEVEGAKELEKELERTNVVGTVGHSDAIRSDFEDRNIFHATHLYNQMRPMHHREAGTVGHVLLDDRVMVEMIPDGIHIHPDMVKLAYRLKGAKKISVITDAMRAKGLKDGKYELGGQPVFVKNKSARLEDGTLAGSILKMDDAFRNIMAFTGCSPEEAVLMTSINQAEEFGLKHKGVLEQGKDADFVQMTPDFFVIDTTRQGKNMNEVTL from the coding sequence ATGAAATCAATTATTAATGTAAAAATTTACACAGGGACAGAAGTAATTGAAAATGGTTATATTCGATACGATGAAAAAATTTCTTCTGTTGGTCATATGAATGGTTACGAAAATGAAGGTGAAGAAATAATTGATGGAAAAGGAACAGTGATTATTCCAGGAATGATTGATGTCCATATTCACGGTGCATATGATGTCGATGCAATGGATGCTGATCCAAACTCAATGGTAAAGATGAGTAAAGAAATGATGAAGGAAGGGGTAACAACATTCTTCCCAACTACAATGACTCAATCTAAAGAAAATATTAAAAATGCTTTAAAGTCTTTAAACGAGGCTAAAAAACTTGGTGCTCATTTTGAATATATTCATTTAGAAGGACCGTTTGTTAATAAAAATAAAGCTGGAGCACAACCATTAGAATACATTATTAATCCTGATGTTGAACTATTCAAAGAATGGCAAGAAGCTTCTGGTGGATTAATCAAATTAGTTACTTATGCACCTGAAGTTGAAGGTGCAAAAGAGTTAGAAAAAGAGTTAGAGCGTACTAATGTAGTTGGCACAGTAGGTCACTCTGATGCGATCCGTTCAGATTTTGAAGATAGAAATATATTTCACGCTACACATTTATACAACCAAATGAGACCTATGCATCATCGTGAAGCAGGAACAGTTGGACATGTATTACTTGATGACCGAGTAATGGTAGAGATGATACCTGATGGAATTCATATTCATCCTGATATGGTAAAGCTTGCTTATCGCCTAAAAGGGGCAAAAAAAATAAGTGTAATTACTGATGCGATGAGAGCAAAAGGGTTAAAGGACGGCAAATATGAATTAGGTGGACAACCTGTATTTGTAAAAAATAAAAGTGCAAGATTAGAAGACGGAACGCTTGCGGGTAGTATTTTAAAAATGGATGATGCATTTAGAAACATTATGGCATTTACTGGCTGTAGTCCTGAAGAAGCAGTACTAATGACATCAATAAACCAAGCTGAAGAATTCGGTCTTAAACATAAAGGCGTATTAGAACAAGGTAAAGACGCTGATTTTGTGCAAATGACTCCGGATTTCTTCGTTATTGATACAACTAGACAAGGTAAAAATATGAATGAGGTGACTTTATGA
- a CDS encoding GntR family transcriptional regulator, whose protein sequence is MLKLDKNSPLPIYFQIQEILKHKINSGEWKPGERIPSEQTLSEMLNVSRMTIRQALNNLVKESLISRKRGIGTFVSVKDGIEVEESLKSLRSFSEDITSIGLTPTNKLLGFSTIEADEYLAEVLSIESGSEIFKIERCRLANDHPIAIETTYLPKKLVNRIDEKVLNHSLYEYFEVTLGYSIKKATKWIKASLMTEKDSLILEVAEDSPALELHQVTFINEGIPLEYVSCIYRADRYRFTIDIDR, encoded by the coding sequence ATGCTAAAACTAGATAAAAATTCACCGTTACCGATTTATTTTCAAATACAAGAGATATTAAAGCATAAAATTAACTCAGGAGAATGGAAACCGGGTGAGCGAATTCCCTCTGAGCAAACATTGAGTGAGATGTTAAATGTCAGCAGGATGACAATAAGACAAGCATTAAATAATCTTGTAAAGGAATCATTAATAAGTCGGAAACGTGGAATTGGTACGTTTGTATCAGTAAAAGATGGGATTGAAGTTGAGGAATCACTAAAATCATTAAGGAGTTTTTCTGAGGATATTACATCTATAGGATTAACCCCTACGAATAAACTTCTTGGATTTTCAACGATTGAAGCTGATGAATATTTAGCAGAAGTCTTATCGATTGAAAGTGGTTCTGAAATTTTTAAAATTGAAAGATGTCGTTTAGCAAATGATCATCCCATTGCAATTGAAACAACATACCTACCAAAAAAATTAGTAAATCGAATAGATGAAAAAGTATTGAATCATTCCTTATATGAATACTTTGAAGTTACATTAGGTTATTCAATTAAAAAAGCCACAAAATGGATTAAAGCATCTTTAATGACAGAAAAAGATTCATTAATTCTTGAAGTAGCGGAGGATTCTCCTGCATTAGAATTACACCAAGTAACGTTTATAAATGAGGGAATACCACTTGAATATGTAAGTTGTATTTACCGTGCTGATCGCTATCGTTTTACAATTGATATTGACCGTTAA
- a CDS encoding HAD family hydrolase gives MHNLLMNSKVLVFDLDGTLYDGTEHYDYYAKLLANEISTEKRDSFLKDYKKIKDYDHALTIGKIYDTENDLIISLDPITLKPIQVFTWEGQLLSKDELPENYLEKINYELPYIPVGDGWWIPLVASYHYGARDVYHCYDKTKEYMATNEFNIPYIKGLKEALEKVKHSKKLVLLTNSDREDVTRLLKLLNLTELFHLEITDGKKPLETENHFKNIMNKFNVKPHEIVSIGDNFMNEISPALKLGMHGVYITSHTTIQISDSLLVVKKLEEVFE, from the coding sequence ATGCATAATTTATTAATGAATTCAAAAGTATTAGTTTTTGATTTAGATGGTACTTTGTATGATGGTACTGAGCACTATGATTACTATGCTAAGTTACTAGCTAATGAAATCAGTACAGAAAAGCGTGATTCTTTTTTAAAGGATTATAAAAAAATAAAAGATTATGACCATGCATTAACAATTGGAAAAATTTATGACACAGAAAATGATTTGATCATCTCGTTAGATCCAATTACATTGAAGCCAATCCAAGTATTTACTTGGGAAGGACAGCTACTTTCTAAAGACGAACTTCCAGAGAATTATCTTGAAAAAATTAATTATGAATTACCATATATCCCAGTAGGTGATGGTTGGTGGATTCCCTTAGTAGCAAGTTATCATTATGGTGCAAGAGACGTATATCACTGTTATGATAAAACTAAAGAGTATATGGCAACAAATGAGTTTAATATTCCTTATATAAAAGGATTAAAAGAGGCTTTAGAGAAAGTTAAGCATTCTAAAAAATTAGTATTGTTAACAAACTCTGATCGAGAAGATGTTACTAGATTATTGAAGTTACTTAATTTAACTGAATTATTTCATCTAGAAATTACGGATGGTAAGAAGCCATTAGAAACAGAAAACCACTTTAAAAATATCATGAATAAGTTTAATGTTAAGCCACATGAAATTGTGTCAATCGGGGATAATTTCATGAATGAAATTTCTCCTGCTTTAAAATTAGGTATGCATGGAGTTTATATTACAAGTCATACGACTATACAAATTAGTGACTCCTTGTTAGTTGTAAAAAAACTAGAGGAAGTATTTGAGTAA